GCTGATCCAATTGCACCGCCCCCGCGCGATCGTCAGCACCTACCCCCTGTACCCTTATTTTTTGGAACGGATTTTTGCTTCCGGTGAGGTGAAGGTTCCGGTGTTCACAGTGGTGACCGACTCGATCGAGATCAATGCTGCTTGGAGGAAAGCGCCGACCGATTACTGGTTGGTGACGGATGCCCGGACCCGGGATGGATTAATACGGCAGGGCTTGGATGAAACCAAGGTCGTTGAAACCGGCTTTCCGGTGGCACCTCATTTTTCTGAGCTGATGCCGGTGGCTGCAGACGCGGGGCTAGACCCTTTCCGGGTGCTGTATTTTCCAACGCCCAAAAAGCCACATGTTCGCAGGGTGTCCCGGGAATTGTTGGATGCGACCGATGAGGATGTTCGGCTGACGATTGTTCTGGGGAGGAATTTCAGGAAACTATACCCGAGGGCCAAAGAGATCTCCGATGCTTATCCGGGGAAGGTGAAGATCAAAGGCTGGACCCGTAAAGTGCCCGAACTTCTCCATCAACACCATTTGGTTGTTGGGAAAGCGGGTGGGGCAACCGTGCATGAGGCATTGGCTGCTGCCTGCCCGATGCTGATCCACCATTTGGTGCCTGGTCAGGAAGAAGGAAATCTGGCCTTGTTGAGGTCGATGCAGGGGGGCGACTTGGCGGATACCCCTGGTGCCTTGGCTGCGCATATGCGTGAATTGCTAGGTGAGGATGCCCGGGTGTGGCGGGCGATGAAGCGGAGTTTGTCACGGTATGCGCGTCCTCAGGCTGCTCAGACAGCGGCCCGGTTTATCATGGATCGAATAGGATCTGAACGAGAGGAAGCCTAAGGCTTTGCTTGGCAGGGGGCGAAAAAAACGCTATGCAGTGCTTATGAAACGAAATACCGCGCTTCTTCTGGTTGGTCTGATCATCCTTGCTGTGTTAGGTGGCGGAGGTGCTTATTACGCTTACCGTAAAATACAACAGCGCAAGAATTTTGAGTTCCGCTACGAAGGTAAGTTTCCTGTTGGGGCTCAGTTTGATGTGGAAGCATTCAAAACCATGATCCTGGCGGATGAGAATGTAGAGGATGTTGTCGAGGGAAATGATTTGGTGGCTTTTTGGGAGTTAGATGGACCAGAAGCGGCTAAACAGAGAGTCAAATCGAAGTTCTCAGCGAGTGTTGCTAACAGTGAGGTGAAGGTTCGTTATCAGGACAAAGACAAGGCGATGGCGAAAAAAATTCTTCAAGGTTTATTGCAGGGGTATCAGAACCGTCTGAAAGCTTCGGGTGGAGGTGTTCCCCAAGGTTGATGCCCGGCCTGAATGGGGTGGGTGCCTGAGTCATTCGATCGATTTGGAACCGTCAAAGATGGTTCGTTTTGGAGAAAGAATCGCCATGGTTTTAGAGTATGATACGGGCGATGATACGTCTTTTGTTTAATTTGTTTTTTTCGATTTCCTTGCTGGCCAGTGTTTCAGCGCAACCGCTTAAGGTTCTGGCGTATAATATCCATCATGGCCGGGGAATGGATGGAAAAGTCGATTTGGAGCGGATCGCGAAGGTGATTGCGGAGAAGTCTCCTGATTTGGTTGCATTGCAGGAGGTTGATAAAAATGTTAGGCGAAGCGGGGGTGTTGATCAGGCTGCC
This genomic window from Oceaniferula marina contains:
- a CDS encoding MGDG synthase family glycosyltransferase, with protein sequence MILTAGFGEGHNSAALSLGLALDQHVPTKVLDPCALGAPKVNDYLRRFYRDVTTHAPWLWRRIYQSTDRQDFSKERIPLMRKPEEKLRELIQLHRPRAIVSTYPLYPYFLERIFASGEVKVPVFTVVTDSIEINAAWRKAPTDYWLVTDARTRDGLIRQGLDETKVVETGFPVAPHFSELMPVAADAGLDPFRVLYFPTPKKPHVRRVSRELLDATDEDVRLTIVLGRNFRKLYPRAKEISDAYPGKVKIKGWTRKVPELLHQHHLVVGKAGGATVHEALAAACPMLIHHLVPGQEEGNLALLRSMQGGDLADTPGALAAHMRELLGEDARVWRAMKRSLSRYARPQAAQTAARFIMDRIGSEREEA